Genomic window (Nitrosophilus kaiyonis):
TTTTTTTTATTCCAAAAATATCTTTTTTAAAAATATAGTCTAAAATTAATAAAATTAATATAGATATAGCAAAAATTTTAATAATAATGATTGTTGATTTATATATAAATTTTACAAAAGGCTCATTTTTTAAATAAAATCCAACTCCCTCTTTAAAAAAAAGGCTGCTAACTTTCAAGTCGATTTGAGGAAAAGTTATAAAAATAAAAGCAGATATGATAAATAAAAAAATGATAAATATATCAAACTTTTTTATTTTCAACTCAATATCCCTTGAATCTTTTCAAATAATATATATGATAAACTCTGCTAAAATCTTTGTATAAAGTGACTTTTATAGTAGCTATTTTTTTATAACTTTCAAATCTTTTTGTAACATCTTTAATTTGGGCTCTTTTTGTAATAAAAATAAAATCTTCTCCAATATGCTTTTGTAAATCAGTTACCAAATCAAACTGATTTCTTAATAGATGTTTTGGATTGTACATAACTGCATCAAATGGATGAGGTTTTAGATAAAAAATCATCTCACTCATCAATTTTCTATCATCAAAAAGAAGTTTCACATTTGGATAATTTTTAATAATAGGCTCAATTTTTTTAGCAACCTCTTCCCATCCTAAAACTCTTTTATATGGGTCTGTTTTAGAAGTTAGTTCAATATTTAAAATATTTGCTATGGCTTGATAATGATATAAAATTAGTGCCAATAAAATATTAATAACTATGCCAATAGCTAACAATTTTTTTCTATTTTTTATAATCAGATATGAAACTACAAGAATTGTTGCTGCAACATATGTTGGTGCAGCCCAATTTGCAAACGCTCTTGCTAAAAAGCTTTGTAATGTGATTATTGCTAAAAAAGGAAGAGTAAATGAGTAGAGTAGTTTAAATCTATCCTCTTTTATAAATGGTTTAAAAATTAAAAAAATCAAAACTGCAAAAAATATTGGGCCAAAAACTCCAAACTGAGCGCCCAAAAATTCTAACATCTTATTTAAATGAAAAAGGTCCCTATCTATTTCACTTATCTCTTTTGTATGCATAAAACTTATAAATTTATGATGATAATTCCATATTAGATTTGGCATATATACTAATGCAGCAAGTAGCATAGTTAAGTATAGTTTTATATTTTTTAGATGTTTTTTATGCTCTTTTGATATGAAAAGATATAAAAATACACTTATTACAAAAATTATCATAGTATATTTGCTTAGAAGACCAAATCCAGCACTAAAACCAGCTAATATCCAGTAAAAGTCTTTGTTTGTTTTAATAGCTTTTATAAAAAGATATAATGTAAGCGACCAAAAAAATAGTAAAACCACATCTGTTGAGATAATTAAAGATGACATTGAAACAGCAGGAAGTGTTATAAAAGCAAAAGCGCTCCAAAATGCTATTTTTTCATCAAAAAGCTCTTTTGCAATCAAAAAGATTATTATAGATGTTATTGGATAGAGTAAAAGAGCTGGAAGTTTTATACAAATTTCGCAATCACCAAATATGGAAGTAAATAGTGCTATAGTCCATGCAATCATAGGCGGCTTTGAATAGTAGCCAAAATCAAGATTCTTAGACCAAAACCAATAATATGCTTCATCCATATAAAGATCTATATTTGTATTTAATAGTACGAAAAATCTATAAGCAGTAATTATTAAAAGTAAAATTATATAATTTTTAAAATAGCTATTTTGCAATTTTTTCCTTGTTGCATATAATATTTTTTTGTATTATACTTTTTATAGGCTTGGTATTAAATAAAAAGGAGAAGTTATGAAAAGAGAAGCTTCGGTAGCTGGTTCATTTTATCCAGCACAGTGTAATGAAATTGAGTCTATGATTAATCAATATAATCAGATATTAAATCAAGCTTTAAAAAACTCAATAGTTTTAGAGTTAAAACCAAAAGCTATAATATCTCCGCATGCTGGATATGTTTATAGTGGATTTACTGCAAATGTTGCTCATAGAATTTTAGGCAATTCCAAGCCAAAAAGAGTTGTTGTAATAGGCCCTAGTCATAGAGTCTATCTCGATGGAATAAGCGGAAGTTTTTATGATTATTTTGAAACACCATGCGGAGATTTAGAAATAGATAAAGAGTATTTAGAACATTTAAGATCTCTGTTTGATATAAAGTTTATAGAAGCAGCCCATCAAGAGCATAGTACAGAAGTTCAAATGCCATTTATTAAACACTATATTCCTGATGCTAAAGTGATAGAGATGGTATATGGAGATATGGACCCTTTTTATCTTTCTAAAATTTGTGAAGCAATATTAAGTGATAAAGATAATGCTATTGTTATAAGTACAGATTTGAGTCACTATTATCCTTTGAAAGAGGCAGAAAAATTAGATACATATTGTTTAAAAGCTGTACATGATCTTGATACAACATATTTGCATTCCGGTTGTGAAGCATGTGGAAAAATAGGAGTTGAGGCGATTATTTTAGCTGCTAAAAATTTAGGCTTAAAATCTAAAATAATTGATTATAGAACAAGTGCTGATGCAAGTGGCGATGAGAGTGCAGTTGTTGGATATATGAGTGCAATATTTTTGTGATAATTTAATGGTTTTAGAGCTAAGATTTAAGAACTAAGAGTTAAGTGAGTAAAGTTTAGTAAAAGTATTGGTTTGAAGGTATAAAAACTTTACACTTAATTCTTAGTGCTTAGTACTTAGTACTAAATCCTAATGTCTAATGTCTAATAAGTTCAATAAATAACTTTACACAGATACAAACCATAAGGAGGTGCTAAGGTAGTAGAGTATCTTTCTTTGCATTGAAGTTGCTCTAATAGCTGATATTTTGTTAACTCATTTTTTCCTATTTTTATCAAAAAATCAACCATCATTCTAATTTGGCTTCTTAAAAAGCCATTCGCTTCAAAATAGAATATGATTAAATCTTTATATTGATAAAGTTTTGATTTATAAATTTTTCTTTTACTTGATTTTGTTTCGCTTCCAGTTTTCATAAAATATTTAAAATCGTGTTCTCCCTCAAACAAAGATATTGCTTCTTCTATTTTATTTAGATTCAAATGATTTAAAAAAGTTATATAATTTGCTTCAAATGGATTTGGCTCATTAATTTTAATAAGATATCTATATGCTCTTTTTTTTGCCCAATATCTTGCATGGAAATTATCATTTACAATATATAGATTTTTAATTTTAATGGATGGAAATAGATATCTATTAAGGTAATTTTTTAATTTTTCAAGATCTGACCAATGTTTTGGAATATCAAAATGAATAACTTGATTTGTTGCATGAACACCTGTATCTGTTCGACCACTTGCTACTATCTTTGAATCAATTCCAACTCTATTTAGCGCTCTTTTTATATAACCTTGTATAGTTTTATTTGTATGTTTTTGAGACTGAAATCCAAAAAATCTACTTCCATCATAACTAATAACCGCTTTTATTCGCATCAATATCTCTTTAAAACATATTTTTTATATAAAATATATCCAAAAAAGAGCCATAAAATTGATAATATGAAAATTGCGATAAATGGTATCTTTTTTGAAAGTATAAAAGCTAAAACATAAAAAATGGATATTGATAGAATGATCCAAAGATATGTAAAATTTTTTTGATATCTTGGATTTTTAATACCAAGAGCTAAAATTAAAAATATTGATAACATAGGAAATAAAGAAACTATTACAAAAATAGTAAAATCAAAGGCTCTTGTTTTATTTGAAGTGCTCTCAAACCAGTATTCTATAACATTTTTATACTGTTTTGCTTCTAAAACACTTAAATCATTTAAAACCATTCTTTCAAAATGCAATTCATCAAGTTTTCCATTTTCATATGTATAACCTGTACCACTATTTAAAATAAATTTTAGTCCCTCTTTATCAGATTTTATTACTGCCTCTTTTGCAACAATAAAATTTTCTTTATTCATCACTTTTTGGTTATACAAAACAATATTTTCAAATCTATTTTTACCTTTTTGATTCTCTATAAATAAAAGCCAATCCCCAAATTTTTGTCCATATTCACTAGGTTTTATATTGAAGATCGCTTCAGCTTTTTTATAAGCAATAAATCCTTTATACATCTGTTTAGCTTGAGGAATTATGACAAGTGATAGCATTAAAAGAGCAGTTGAAGCTAAAAATGCCATTTTGCCTAAAATATGCGCAATTTTAAATGGTTTAATCCCTAATGAAAATATAACTATCATTTCATAATCATAAGATAGTTTGGATAAAGTCATAACTGCAGAAACAAAAAAAGCTACAGGAATAGTATAAAAAAATATTTGAGGCAAAACATACATATAAAGTTCTAAAAGCTCTAAAAAATCTACTTTTATTATTGATGTAATAGAGACAACTTTAATAAAAAATATCAAAGAAGCAATAGAAAAAAGCGGAAAAAATATAGAGAAAAACATTGTAGAGAAATTTTGATTTATATATCTATTTAATCTAACCATTTATTATCCACTCAAGTAAATTATTAAAAAAATCTTTATAAGTATAAACTATTATCAAAGATATTGCTAAAAATGGTATATATGGAAGTTCATACTCTTTTTTTGAAAATCTAAGATATAAAGATGCTGGAATTGCAAAAATAGCTGATAAGAAAAAAGAGATTATTGATAATTTAATTCCAAGAATTGCTCCTATTGTAGCAGCAACAATAATATCTCCTTCACCCATAGCTTCTATCATTACTGGAGTAGGATAAAAGCTTTTTAGCCAAGGAGCTTTTTTTATCTCTTTTTTTATAGCAAAATTTTCTTTTAATGAAACATAATAGCTTACATAAAATCTTAAAAGCGAAAATCCTCCAGCCATTAAGAGCGCATTTTTTAGATTTTCTAAAATATTAGCAGATGAAAAAATTGATAAAGATAGTGCTAATAGATTTAAACTATCAGGGACTGCCTTATATAAAAAATCTATCATAGATAAAGTAAGAAGCAAAGAAAATGTTAATGCTATTATTAATGAATATATATTTATTCCATTTTTTAAAAAAACTATCACAAATATAATTGCAGTAATTAATTCTATTAATGGATATTGCAAAGAGATTTTGCTTTTGCAAAAATAGCACTCTCCTTTTAAAATAATCCAAGAGATTACTGGAATATTGTGCCACCATTTTAACTGTTTTTTGCATACTGGGCAGTGGCTTGGTGGATAAGCTATATTTTCTCCTTTTGGTATTCTAACAATTAAAACATTCAAAAAAGAGCCAAAAACAAGCCCAAAAATAAAGATTATAAAATAAGTCATAATATACCTTTTATTGTTGCAAAAAAGATGTGATTGGTAATTGGGAATTTGGTTGAGTGGTTAAAAAGGTTAAAATGGCTGAGTAGTAATAAAATAAAACCACTAAACCACTCAGCTACTTAACTACTCAACCAAAAATTCCAAATTCCTAATATTAAATTCCCCCAAATCTTCTCTCTCTTTTTTTAAACTCTTCTATAATATTTTTTAATTCATTTGAAGTAAAATCTGGCCAAAAAGTATCTGTAAAGAAAAGTTCTGCATAAGCAATACGCCATAGCAAAAAATTTGAGATTCTTTTTTCTCCGCCAGTTCTTATTAATATATCCACATCACCAATTTTTGTATCAAAAAAATCTTCAAAATTGTTTTCATCAATTTCAATATTTTTCTCTTTTGCTCTTTTGCAAGCTCTAATTATCTCATCTCTTCCACCATAATTTAATGCTAATACTTGAGTTAGTTTTTTATTATTTTTTGTTTTTTCTTTTGTAAAATTTATCCTATCTTGAAGATTTTTTGAAAATTTAGAAATATCTCCAATAATTTCAAATTTAATATCCTCTTTTATATAAGTTGGAAGCTCTTTTTTTAACCAGTTATCAAGAAGTTTCATTAAAAAGTCAACTTCCATTTTAGGTCTTTTCCAATTTTCTGTACTAAATGCATAAAGAGTTAAAATTTTTATTTCTGGATGGTTTGCGCAAAATGTAGTTATCTCTCTTACAATTTCGGCACCTTTTTCATGGCCTTTTATTCTTGGAAGGCCTCTTTTTTGTGCCCATCTTCCATTGCCATCCATTATTATTGCAATATGTCTTGGTATATTAGCCATCTAGATCCTTGGCAATTTCGGTTAAATCAAAAGAGATTTCAAGTTTTGTTTTTAGTGGACTTTGAATGATTTTCTCTTTTGTGATAAAAACAATTGAATTTTTTTCACTTCCAAATCCAGTTTTTCCCTTAACTATATTGAGACAAATAGCATCTAAATTTTTCTCTTCTAAAGCTTTTTTTGCATTTTTAAGTGCCTCTTTTTCATCCAATTCTGCTTTAAAACCAATAACTTTTATTCCCTCTTTATCAATACTTTTTAAAATATCTATATTTTTTATAAGCTCTAAACACCACTCATCTCCAAGATTTTCTTTTTTAAGCTTTCCAGATTGAGGATATTTTGGTCTATAATCACTAACTGCAGCTGCCATAAATAGATATGGAGTTTTTTGAACTAGTTCAGGCCTATTTAGTTCATTTAATAGATCTGGTTTTTTTAAAACACCTTTTTTTGCTACTCTTATTCTATCTTCTAAATACTCTTTCATTTTTGATGCACTATCTACTTTGAAAATTTCAACAGGAGGCAGATTATTTGTTTCTTTTGTTGTTATAAGTTCAACATTTGCCCCTTTTAAATATAAAGCTGTAGCTAGAGCAAAAGCCTGTTTTCCGCTTGAAAAATTTGAAATGTATCTTACATCATCTATCTTTTCAATTGTTCCCCCACCAGTAACTATAACATTTCTATCACACCAAAATTCATCTTTTAAAAGTTCTCTTGAGGTGGCAAAGAAGATTGTTTCAACATTAGCTAATGCACCTTCCCCTACAGTTTTGCATGCAAGCTCTTTTGTCACTGGCTCAATTATCTTGTACCCATTTAATTTTAAAAGTTTCAAACTTGCTTGAGTAAAAGGGTTTTTATACATATTTGTATTTGCAGCAGGAGCTAATATTTTTGGTTTATTAAAAGCTAATGCACTTTGAAGTAAAAGGTTATCAGCAATTCCATTTGATAATTTATTTATGGTATTTGCTGTTGCTGGGGCTATAACAAAAATATCATAATCTTCACAAACTCCAATATGATTATTTTTATTTGTCCAATCTTCATTTTCTTCTATTAAAACTTTTTTACTTCCAGCAGCTTCAAAAGTAAGAGGAGATATAAATTTTTTAGCAGTTGGGCTCATTACAACTTTAACTTCAGCCCCAGCTTTTACAAAAAGTCTTAAAAGCTCTATTGATTTATAAATTGATATACTTCCTGTAACTCCAAGTAAAATCTTTTTATCTTTTAAAATTTTCATTAATTCTCCTAATGACTATTGACCAATGACTAATGACTTTTTCCAAAAAATTTATAATAAAAATCTTTAACAATTTTCAAAGGGACTCTGCTGATTGCAAGAGAGCCTTTTTTAACATCTTTTGTTACTGTAGTTCCAGCTGCAATTATAACATCATCCTCAATTGTTACAGGGGCAACAAGCTGAGTATCACTTCCAACAAATACATTTTTACCTATTTTTGTTTTATATTTTCTTTTTCCATCATAATTACAAGTGATTGTTCCAGCTCCGATATTTGTTCCTATATCAATTTCACTATCTCCAAGATAGCTTAAATGTCCGGCTTTTACTCCTAAAAGGCGGCTTTTTTTAACCTCTACAAAATTTCCAATATGTGTATCTTTTAAAAAGCTTCCAGGTCTAATTCTAGCCATTGGACCTATAGTTGAATACTCTATATGGCTATCTTCAATGACTGAATTTGCTTTTATATGAGAGTTTTTTATATAACTATCGCCTTTAATAACACATCCACTTTCAATTTCACACTCTCCTTCAAAAGTCACTCCCTCTTCAATAAATATAGTCTCAGGAAGTCTCATAATTATGCCATCTTGCATAAATTTTTTCTTTATTCTTTTTTGCATTATCTCTTCAGCTAAAGCAAGGTCATATTTTGAATTTACCCCTTTAAAATCCTCCTCTTCTACAAATAGTGGCTTTATTGAATATCCTTTATTTACAGCATACTCAATAATATCAGTTAAATAGTACTCTTTTTGAGCATTTTCATTTTTAAGTTTTGGTAAAAACTCTTCCAATAGCTCTTTTTTTATAAGATATACTCCAGCATTTACGCTTTTTATTTTCAACTCATCTTCATTAGCATCTTTTTCTTCCACAATTTTTAATACTTGATCATTTTTTATAACTACTCTTCCATATCCTTTTGGATTTTCAAGCTCAATTACACTCATAACTATATCTGCATCTATATTTTTAAAATTTTTAAGCTCTTGTGAGGTAATAAGTGGCATGTCTCCATTTAATATTAAAACTTTTTCATGTTTAAATTTTACATTTTTTAATGCACCGCCAGTCCCAGGATATTTTTGTAAATCTTGATAATAAAAGTTTAAATTTTCAAAATATTTTTTAATTATATCTTCTATACTTTTAGCTTCATGACCTAAAACAATATTTATATCATTTGATATTTTTTGAGCCTCTTTTATAACATGATATATCATAGGTTTGCCACTAATTTTATGTAAAACTTTTGGAAGAGGCGATTTCATTCTTGTACCTTTTCCAGCAGCCAAAATAACAATACTAATACTCATCAACAACCTTTAGATATAATTGTTCTTGTAATTTGAGTTTTATAATAACAAAAAAGCGTTAAAGAAGAGATTATGGAATGTAAATATTTTGGTAAATGTGGAAGTTGTAAAATTTATAATCTTGGATATGATGGTCAGCTAAATTTAAAAGTAGATGAAAATAGAGCTCTTTTTGAGGATTTTTTTGATGATTTTGAAATTTTTAAATCTTTAGATAGCCACTTTAGGGCTAGAGGTGAGTTTAGAATAACAAATCATTCAAATATAAGCTATAGCATGTATGGATTTGATAAAAAACTTATAAAAATAGATGAATGTCCAATTATGTTAAAACCAATTTTTAATCTTATGCCAAAACTTATTGAAAAGATAAAAAAAGATGAGGTTTTGTCCTATAAACTATTTCGTGTTGATTTTCTAAGCTCTTTAAATAATCAAACTTTAGTTTCATTAATATATCATAAACCAATAGATGAGATTTGGGAAAAAAGTGCAAAAAAATTAGAAGATTTATTTGATATTTTTATTATAGGAAGAAGCAAAGGAGTAAAAAGGGTTTTAAGTCAAGATTTTATTATAGAAAAATTAAAAATTTTAGACAAAAAGTATTTATATAAACAGATTGAAGGAAGTTTTACTCAGCCAAATCCATATATAAATCAAAAAATGATCACATGGGCTAAAAAAAATTCTAAAAATTTTTATGGTGATTTATTAGAACTTTATTGTGGTAACGGGAATTTTACTCTGCCTTTAAGTGAAAATTTTGATAAAGTTCTTGCTACAGAAGTAAGTAAAAGTTCTATAAAAGCTGCAAAAGAGAATATAAAATTAAATAGTATAAAAAATATTAAATTTGCAAGACTCTCAAGCGAAGAATTTGTTGAAGCTTTTTATCAAAAAAGAGAGTTTAGAAGATTAAAAGAGCAAGAGATTGATTTAAAAAAATATAATTTTTCAACAGTTTTCGTTGATCCTCCAAGAGCAGGATTGGATGATACAACAAGAGAATTGGTAAAAGAGTTTGAAAATATAATATATATCTCCTGCAATCCTATAACTTTAAAAAGAGATCTGAAAGAGTTAATTAAAACTTATAAGATTAAAAAATTTGCATTTTTTGATCAGTTTCCATATACCCCGCATTTAGAGTGCGGTGTTATTTTATCTAAAAAAATTTAACTCTTTTACCTTCTAAACTTTTTAAGAAACTATAAATATAATCTATCTGCTTATCAGTAAGCATAATTCCTAACTGATGTTTTCCCATAATTTTTATTGCATCTTTTAAATCTTTTACTAAGCCATAATGAAAATATGGAGATGTTTTTGTAATGTTTCTAAGCATAGGTACTTTAAATTTAAATCCGCTATTTTTTCCATAAAAATGTCCTATATCTTCAAAAGGATATGGTGATTTGCTAATATTTAAATCAATCATTAATTGTTTAAATACTCTTTTTCCATTTCTAAATTCAGATACAGGATATATAAAACTTTTGTAGTTTCTTACTGGAAATTTTTGTATTGTTTGTCCACCA
Coding sequences:
- the trmA gene encoding tRNA (uridine(54)-C5)-methyltransferase TrmA → MECKYFGKCGSCKIYNLGYDGQLNLKVDENRALFEDFFDDFEIFKSLDSHFRARGEFRITNHSNISYSMYGFDKKLIKIDECPIMLKPIFNLMPKLIEKIKKDEVLSYKLFRVDFLSSLNNQTLVSLIYHKPIDEIWEKSAKKLEDLFDIFIIGRSKGVKRVLSQDFIIEKLKILDKKYLYKQIEGSFTQPNPYINQKMITWAKKNSKNFYGDLLELYCGNGNFTLPLSENFDKVLATEVSKSSIKAAKENIKLNSIKNIKFARLSSEEFVEAFYQKREFRRLKEQEIDLKKYNFSTVFVDPPRAGLDDTTRELVKEFENIIYISCNPITLKRDLKELIKTYKIKKFAFFDQFPYTPHLECGVILSKKI
- the amrB gene encoding AmmeMemoRadiSam system protein B, yielding MKREASVAGSFYPAQCNEIESMINQYNQILNQALKNSIVLELKPKAIISPHAGYVYSGFTANVAHRILGNSKPKRVVVIGPSHRVYLDGISGSFYDYFETPCGDLEIDKEYLEHLRSLFDIKFIEAAHQEHSTEVQMPFIKHYIPDAKVIEMVYGDMDPFYLSKICEAILSDKDNAIVISTDLSHYYPLKEAEKLDTYCLKAVHDLDTTYLHSGCEACGKIGVEAIILAAKNLGLKSKIIDYRTSADASGDESAVVGYMSAIFL
- a CDS encoding di-trans,poly-cis-decaprenylcistransferase, whose amino-acid sequence is MANIPRHIAIIMDGNGRWAQKRGLPRIKGHEKGAEIVREITTFCANHPEIKILTLYAFSTENWKRPKMEVDFLMKLLDNWLKKELPTYIKEDIKFEIIGDISKFSKNLQDRINFTKEKTKNNKKLTQVLALNYGGRDEIIRACKRAKEKNIEIDENNFEDFFDTKIGDVDILIRTGGEKRISNFLLWRIAYAELFFTDTFWPDFTSNELKNIIEEFKKRERRFGGI
- the coaBC gene encoding bifunctional phosphopantothenoylcysteine decarboxylase/phosphopantothenate--cysteine ligase CoaBC — encoded protein: MKILKDKKILLGVTGSISIYKSIELLRLFVKAGAEVKVVMSPTAKKFISPLTFEAAGSKKVLIEENEDWTNKNNHIGVCEDYDIFVIAPATANTINKLSNGIADNLLLQSALAFNKPKILAPAANTNMYKNPFTQASLKLLKLNGYKIIEPVTKELACKTVGEGALANVETIFFATSRELLKDEFWCDRNVIVTGGGTIEKIDDVRYISNFSSGKQAFALATALYLKGANVELITTKETNNLPPVEIFKVDSASKMKEYLEDRIRVAKKGVLKKPDLLNELNRPELVQKTPYLFMAAAVSDYRPKYPQSGKLKKENLGDEWCLELIKNIDILKSIDKEGIKVIGFKAELDEKEALKNAKKALEEKNLDAICLNIVKGKTGFGSEKNSIVFITKEKIIQSPLKTKLEISFDLTEIAKDLDG
- a CDS encoding ArnT family glycosyltransferase is translated as MQNSYFKNYIILLLIITAYRFFVLLNTNIDLYMDEAYYWFWSKNLDFGYYSKPPMIAWTIALFTSIFGDCEICIKLPALLLYPITSIIIFLIAKELFDEKIAFWSAFAFITLPAVSMSSLIISTDVVLLFFWSLTLYLFIKAIKTNKDFYWILAGFSAGFGLLSKYTMIIFVISVFLYLFISKEHKKHLKNIKLYLTMLLAALVYMPNLIWNYHHKFISFMHTKEISEIDRDLFHLNKMLEFLGAQFGVFGPIFFAVLIFLIFKPFIKEDRFKLLYSFTLPFLAIITLQSFLARAFANWAAPTYVAATILVVSYLIIKNRKKLLAIGIVINILLALILYHYQAIANILNIELTSKTDPYKRVLGWEEVAKKIEPIIKNYPNVKLLFDDRKLMSEMIFYLKPHPFDAVMYNPKHLLRNQFDLVTDLQKHIGEDFIFITKRAQIKDVTKRFESYKKIATIKVTLYKDFSRVYHIYYLKRFKGY
- the glmU gene encoding bifunctional UDP-N-acetylglucosamine diphosphorylase/glucosamine-1-phosphate N-acetyltransferase GlmU, whose protein sequence is MSISIVILAAGKGTRMKSPLPKVLHKISGKPMIYHVIKEAQKISNDINIVLGHEAKSIEDIIKKYFENLNFYYQDLQKYPGTGGALKNVKFKHEKVLILNGDMPLITSQELKNFKNIDADIVMSVIELENPKGYGRVVIKNDQVLKIVEEKDANEDELKIKSVNAGVYLIKKELLEEFLPKLKNENAQKEYYLTDIIEYAVNKGYSIKPLFVEEEDFKGVNSKYDLALAEEIMQKRIKKKFMQDGIIMRLPETIFIEEGVTFEGECEIESGCVIKGDSYIKNSHIKANSVIEDSHIEYSTIGPMARIRPGSFLKDTHIGNFVEVKKSRLLGVKAGHLSYLGDSEIDIGTNIGAGTITCNYDGKRKYKTKIGKNVFVGSDTQLVAPVTIEDDVIIAAGTTVTKDVKKGSLAISRVPLKIVKDFYYKFFGKSH
- a CDS encoding LptF/LptG family permease, producing MVRLNRYINQNFSTMFFSIFFPLFSIASLIFFIKVVSITSIIKVDFLELLELYMYVLPQIFFYTIPVAFFVSAVMTLSKLSYDYEMIVIFSLGIKPFKIAHILGKMAFLASTALLMLSLVIIPQAKQMYKGFIAYKKAEAIFNIKPSEYGQKFGDWLLFIENQKGKNRFENIVLYNQKVMNKENFIVAKEAVIKSDKEGLKFILNSGTGYTYENGKLDELHFERMVLNDLSVLEAKQYKNVIEYWFESTSNKTRAFDFTIFVIVSLFPMLSIFLILALGIKNPRYQKNFTYLWIILSISIFYVLAFILSKKIPFIAIFILSILWLFFGYILYKKYVLKRY
- the truA gene encoding tRNA pseudouridine(38-40) synthase TruA; the encoded protein is MRIKAVISYDGSRFFGFQSQKHTNKTIQGYIKRALNRVGIDSKIVASGRTDTGVHATNQVIHFDIPKHWSDLEKLKNYLNRYLFPSIKIKNLYIVNDNFHARYWAKKRAYRYLIKINEPNPFEANYITFLNHLNLNKIEEAISLFEGEHDFKYFMKTGSETKSSKRKIYKSKLYQYKDLIIFYFEANGFLRSQIRMMVDFLIKIGKNELTKYQLLEQLQCKERYSTTLAPPYGLYLCKVIY
- a CDS encoding prepilin peptidase — encoded protein: MTYFIIFIFGLVFGSFLNVLIVRIPKGENIAYPPSHCPVCKKQLKWWHNIPVISWIILKGECYFCKSKISLQYPLIELITAIIFVIVFLKNGINIYSLIIALTFSLLLTLSMIDFLYKAVPDSLNLLALSLSIFSSANILENLKNALLMAGGFSLLRFYVSYYVSLKENFAIKKEIKKAPWLKSFYPTPVMIEAMGEGDIIVAATIGAILGIKLSIISFFLSAIFAIPASLYLRFSKKEYELPYIPFLAISLIIVYTYKDFFNNLLEWIING